The proteins below are encoded in one region of Telopea speciosissima isolate NSW1024214 ecotype Mountain lineage chromosome 10, Tspe_v1, whole genome shotgun sequence:
- the LOC122643893 gene encoding dirigent protein 21-like, with product MAGIHLSFFSSSVICLTILFMFSNIAVNGKSDSLLLESLWFKREKMTYLHLFFHDIVSGSNPTAVRVAQASSTRNSPTFFGTMAVMDDQLTETLEMNSMIVGRAQGIYTMASQNELVLLMTFTFVFTAGKYNGSTLSLLGRNQIRSTMSEIQVMGGTRIFQLARGYA from the coding sequence ATGGCCGGAATTCACCtcagtttcttttcttcatctGTTATTTGCTTAACCATCCTGTTCATGTTCTCCAATATTGCAGTGAATGGCAAGTCCGACAGTCTATTGCTGGAGTCTTTGTGGTTTAAGCGTGAGAAGATGACATACCTTCACTTGTTCTTCCATGACATTGTTAGTGGTAGTAACCCAACTGCAGTTAGGGTTGCTCAAGCAAGCAGCACAAGAAATTCACCAACTTTTTTTGGTACAATGGCCGTGATGGATGACCAGCTGACGGAAACACTGGAGATGAATTCTATGATTGTCGGAAGAGCTCAGGGGATATACACAATGGCGTCACAAAATGAGTTAGTCTTGTTGATGACCTTCACCTTTGTTTTTACAGCAGGGAAGTACAACGGGAGCACCCTTAGCTTATTGGGGAGGAATCAGATTCGATCAACCATGAGCGAGATTCAGGTGATGGGAGGGACCAGGATTTTCCAGTTGGCTCGTGGCTACGCTTAG
- the LOC122642832 gene encoding transmembrane protein 45B-like, with protein sequence MGTLVGHVAPGFGFLLIGLWHLFNHTKLYALNPNSYSASPWFPSSKIRYLELYLIMVGSWASIAMELVIGPQKHQPFDDDGTIPSNHLHNFEHATISLSFFIYSAFAILLDRIKPKAHYEFLQLLGAYAFTQQFLLFHLHSADHIGIEGQYHLLLQVIILVSLFTTLMGITHPKSFLVSFIRSLSICFQGVWFVFMGFMLWTPGLIPKGCFLNLEEGHLVVRCKTDESLHRAKSLVNLQFSWFFAMFVVFAMVFYLGLLRNYPEKVEYWPLEKVDEDGSEDLESQKRNNSNFEESKSFFPMGKDRTALEMER encoded by the coding sequence atgGGTACCTTGGTAGGCCATGTAGCTCCAGGTTTTGGGTTCCTTCTGATCGGGCTATGGCATCTCTTCAATCACACAAAGCTCTATGCCCTCAACCCAAACTCATACTCTGCTTCTCCATGGTTCCCATCCTCAAAAATAAGGTACTTGGAGCTCTACTTGATCATGGTGGGCAGTTGGGCATCCATAGCCATGGAGCTTGTCATAGGCCCTCAGAAACACCAACCATTTGATGATGATGGCACCATACCATCAAACCATCTCCACAACTTCGAGCATGCTACCATCTCCTTGTCCTTCTTCATCTACTCAGCCTTTGCAATCTTGCTCGATCGAATTAAACCAAAAGCCCATTACGAGTTCCTGCAATTGCTTGGAGCTTATGCCTTCACCCAACAGTTCCTCCTCTTCCACCTCCACTCGGCAGATCACATAGGTATAGAGGGTCAGTACCATTTGCTTCTGCAAGTCATCATTTTGGTGTCTCTGTTTACAACCCTTATGGGTATCACCCACCCCAAGAGCTTTTTAGTGAGTTTCATCAGGTCTCTCAGTATTTGCTTCCAAGGTGTTTGGTTTGTGTTCATGGGGTTCATGCTCTGGACTCCTGGGTTAATCCCAAAAGGGTGTTTCTTGAATTTGGAAGAAGGTCACTTGGTGGTGAGATGCAAGACTGATGAGTCCCTCCATAGAGCTAAATCACTTGTGAATCTTCAGTTCAGCTGGTTCTTTGCCATGTTTGTGGTGTTTGCCATGGTTTTCTACTTGGGTCTGCTTAGAAATTATCCAGAGAAAGTGGAGTATTGGCCTCTGGAGAAGGTAGATGAAGATGGGTCAGAGGACTTGGAGTCTCAGAAGAGGAACAACAGTAACTTTGAGGAGTCCAAGAGTTTCTTCCCTATGGGAAAGGACAGGACTGCTTTGGAAATggaaaggtag
- the LOC122643922 gene encoding E3 ubiquitin-protein ligase BRE1-like 2 isoform X1 yields MENPEADEPDKKKRHLNSVSSAMARNTPSSPENRTVDAAVLQYQNQKLVQQLDAQKHEFHVLEGSFKELKDKQTSYDDTLITVNRLWDQLVDDLILLGVRAGGDGNGLQVLDQADRSQGSIPSCPWEEMFLCRLLEADPVDRNGAKEATNYVEEALAARHSSTLNLMKYLEDTIDAQRDKTDRIASNFHGKLSAEDAIIQQHKIDELMSEEADNLRKVIDILHSKHREYALEIQTYVHNLSMDQSEIKRLAGELEESMTELEESRRKLVNLKMQKGGTSVVHVPVQNAVNGRMSPEKPMDRTMRLREMKDSIEEAKILAASRLSELQEAQEDNLNLSKQMQAIQDELKDDKFVISSRPYSILSDCLQHWNTELERYKGLTDSLQVDRTNVLRKEKELNAKAESAETATSAIGTGGVCVEELELQLQKCVIERNDLEIKLEEAEQDSGRKDIKAEFHVMASALSKEMGMMEAQLNRCKETACEAISLREEAHSLKALLSRKMNEMKSLADRCTEQAAKIKSLKVLIEKLQKEKGELEIFLKMHGQECFDNRDVMEIKESERRAHVQAEVLRNALEEHSLELRVKAANEAEAACQQRLAAAEAEITDLRGKLDASERDVLELSEAVKIKDGEAEAYISEIETIGQAYEDMQTQNQHLLQQVTDRDDYNIKLVSESVKTKQAQSFLLSEKQMLAKQLQQVNAALESLKLKISNSEEQIKAYLTEAGTASLENRHLTINIESAKWELADAEKELKWLKAAVSSSEKEFEHNQRKAVEIQLELESERAEKTRLEEELKELNNKVVEMSSESGEAAIQKLHDEIKECKAILKCGVCFDRPKEVVITKCYHLFCNPCIQRNLGIRHRKCPGCGTAFGQNDVRFVNI; encoded by the exons ATGGAGAATCCCGAGGCCGATGAGCCTGATAAAAAGAAGCGTCATCTTAACTCTGTGTCTTCCGCCATGGCCAGGAACACACCTTCTTCGCCCGAGAACAGGACT GTTGATGCAGCAGTTCTCCAGTATCAGAATCAAAAGCTTGTTCAGCAGCTGGATGCCCAGAAACATGAATTTCATGTTCTGGAAGGAAGtttcaaagaattgaaagacAAGCAGACTTCTTATGATGACACTTTAATTACAGTGAACAGACTCTGGGATCAG TTGGTTGACGATTTGATTCTGCTTGGAGTACGAGCTGGGGGTGATGGTAATGGCTTGCAAGTTCTGGATCAAGCTGATCGCTCTCAAG GTTCAATCCCCTCCTGTCCCTGGGAGGAGATGTTTCTCTGTAGACTTCTAGAAGCTGATCCTGTCGATAGGAATGGAGCTAAGGAAGCTACCAACTATGTTGAAGAAGCTCTTGCTGCTCGCCATTCCTCTACtttgaatttgatgaaataCTTAGAGGATACTATTGATGCTCAAAGAGATAAAACAGATAGAATTGCATCAAATTTTCATGGAAAGCTCTCTGCTGAAG ATGCTATCATCCAACAGCATAAGATTGATGAATTAATGAGTGAGGAAGCTGACAATCTACGAAAGGTGATTGATATTCTTCACTCGAAGCATAGAGAATATGCGCTTGAGATCCAAACTTACGTGCACAACCTTTCTATGGATCAATCTGAGATAAAACGCCTTGCAG GTGAGCTGGAGGAAAGCATGACAGAACTAGAGGAGAGTAGGAGAAAATTAGTTAATCTGAAAATGCAGAAGGGTGGCACATCTGTAGTGCATGTTCCGGTTCAGAATGCCGTAAATGGGAGGATGTCACCTGAAAAGCCCATGGACAGGACCATGCGGTTGCGTGAGATGAAGGATTCCATTGAGGAAGCTAAG ATACTAGCAGCAAGCCGTCTGTCTGAGCTTCAGGAGGCACAAGAAGATAATCTAAACTTGTCCAAGCAAATGCAAGCTATTCAG GATGAGCTGAAGGATGACAAATTTGTAATCTCATCTAGACCTTACTCTATACTGAGTGATTGTCTCCAACATTGGAACACTGAACTGGAGCGGTACAAAGGGTTAACAGATTCGCTGCAG GTTGACAGGACTAATGTTCTGCGAAAGGAAAAGGAACTGAACGCAAAGGCAGAGTCAGCAGAGACTGCAACAAGTGCTATTGGCACAGGTGGGGTTTGCGTTGAAGAGTTAGAACTTCAGCTGCAAAAGTGTGTGATTGAAAGAAACGACCTTGAAATTAAATTGGAAGAAGCTGAGCAGGATTCAG GTAGAAAGGACATTAAAGCAGAGTTCCATGTAATGGCTTCCGCTTTATCTAAGGAAATGGGGATGATGGAAGCACAGTTGAATCGATGCAAGGAGACAGCTTGCGAAGCCATCTCTTTACGTGAAGAAGCCCATTCTCTCAAAGCTTTATTAAGTAGAAAG ATGAATGAAATGAAGAGCCTAGCAGATAGATGCACTGAACAAGCTGCAAAGATAAAATCCCTTAAAGTATTG ATTGAGAAATTGCAGAAGGAAAAAGGGGAACTGGAAATCTTCTTGAAAATGCACGGACAGGAGTGTTTTGACAACAG AGATGTGATGGAAATCAAAGAATCAGAACGTAGAGCTCATGTACAGGCTGAAGTCTTGCGAAATGCTCTGGAAGAGCATAGTCTAGAATTACGAGTTAAAGCTGCCAATGAAGCTGAGGCAGCTTGCCAACAAAGACTTGCTGCTGCTGAAGCTGAAATAACTGATTTGAGGGGCAAATTAGATGCTTCTGAGAG GGATGTTTTGGAGCTTTCAGAGGCAGTAAAAATCAAGGATGGAGAAGCTGAGGCTtatatttctgaaattgag aCCATTGGTCAAGCATATGAAGATATGCAGACACAGAACCAACATTTGTTGCAACAGGTTACTGACAGAGACGATTACAATATCAAG CTAGTATCTGAGAGTGTGAAAACAAAGCAGGCACAGAGCTTTCTGCTTTCTGAGAAGCAGATGTTAGCAAAGCAGCTCCAGCAAGTTAATGCAGCATTAGAATCCTTAAAACTAAAGATTTCCAACAGTGAAGAACAG ATAAAAGCATATCTGACTGAAGCAGGAACAGCTTCTCTGGAAAACAGACACCTTACCATCAACATCGAGAGTGCAAAATGGGAATTGGCAGATGCTGAGAAAGAGTTGAAATGGTTGAAGGCTGCTGTTTCTTCTTCGGAAAAGGAATTTGAGCATAACCAGCGAAAGGCGGTGGAAATCCAATTAGAATTGGAGAGTGAaag AGCCGAGAAGACGAGACTTGAAGAAGAGCTCAAGGAGCTGAACAACAAGGTGGTGGAGATGAGTTCTGAAAGTGGGGAGGCTGCAATACAGAAACTCCATGATGAGATCAAGGAGTGCAAGGCAATACTGAAGTGTGGTGTATGTTTTGACCGGCCTAAAGAG GTTGTAATTACAAAGTGCTACCACCTGTTCTGCAATCCATGCATCCAACGGAATCTAGGGATCCGCCATAGGAAGTGCCCTGGGTGTGGAACTGCATTTGGGCAGAACGATGTTCGATTTGTGAATATCTGA
- the LOC122643922 gene encoding E3 ubiquitin-protein ligase BRE1-like 2 isoform X2, which yields MENPEADEPDKKKRHLNSVSSAMARNTPSSPENRTVDAAVLQYQNQKLVQQLDAQKHEFHVLEGSFKELKDKQTSYDDTLITVNRLWDQLVDDLILLGVRAGGDGNGLQVLDQADRSQGSIPSCPWEEMFLCRLLEADPVDRNGAKEATNYVEEALAARHSSTLNLMKYLEDTIDAQRDKTDRIASNFHGKLSAEDAIIQQHKIDELMSEEADNLRKVIDILHSKHREYALEIQTYVHNLSMDQSEIKRLAGELEESMTELEESRRKLVNLKMQKGGTSVVHVPVQNAVNGRMSPEKPMDRTMRLREMKDSIEEAKILAASRLSELQEAQEDNLNLSKQMQAIQDELKDDKFVISSRPYSILSDCLQHWNTELERYKGLTDSLQELNAKAESAETATSAIGTGGVCVEELELQLQKCVIERNDLEIKLEEAEQDSGRKDIKAEFHVMASALSKEMGMMEAQLNRCKETACEAISLREEAHSLKALLSRKMNEMKSLADRCTEQAAKIKSLKVLIEKLQKEKGELEIFLKMHGQECFDNRDVMEIKESERRAHVQAEVLRNALEEHSLELRVKAANEAEAACQQRLAAAEAEITDLRGKLDASERDVLELSEAVKIKDGEAEAYISEIETIGQAYEDMQTQNQHLLQQVTDRDDYNIKLVSESVKTKQAQSFLLSEKQMLAKQLQQVNAALESLKLKISNSEEQIKAYLTEAGTASLENRHLTINIESAKWELADAEKELKWLKAAVSSSEKEFEHNQRKAVEIQLELESERAEKTRLEEELKELNNKVVEMSSESGEAAIQKLHDEIKECKAILKCGVCFDRPKEVVITKCYHLFCNPCIQRNLGIRHRKCPGCGTAFGQNDVRFVNI from the exons ATGGAGAATCCCGAGGCCGATGAGCCTGATAAAAAGAAGCGTCATCTTAACTCTGTGTCTTCCGCCATGGCCAGGAACACACCTTCTTCGCCCGAGAACAGGACT GTTGATGCAGCAGTTCTCCAGTATCAGAATCAAAAGCTTGTTCAGCAGCTGGATGCCCAGAAACATGAATTTCATGTTCTGGAAGGAAGtttcaaagaattgaaagacAAGCAGACTTCTTATGATGACACTTTAATTACAGTGAACAGACTCTGGGATCAG TTGGTTGACGATTTGATTCTGCTTGGAGTACGAGCTGGGGGTGATGGTAATGGCTTGCAAGTTCTGGATCAAGCTGATCGCTCTCAAG GTTCAATCCCCTCCTGTCCCTGGGAGGAGATGTTTCTCTGTAGACTTCTAGAAGCTGATCCTGTCGATAGGAATGGAGCTAAGGAAGCTACCAACTATGTTGAAGAAGCTCTTGCTGCTCGCCATTCCTCTACtttgaatttgatgaaataCTTAGAGGATACTATTGATGCTCAAAGAGATAAAACAGATAGAATTGCATCAAATTTTCATGGAAAGCTCTCTGCTGAAG ATGCTATCATCCAACAGCATAAGATTGATGAATTAATGAGTGAGGAAGCTGACAATCTACGAAAGGTGATTGATATTCTTCACTCGAAGCATAGAGAATATGCGCTTGAGATCCAAACTTACGTGCACAACCTTTCTATGGATCAATCTGAGATAAAACGCCTTGCAG GTGAGCTGGAGGAAAGCATGACAGAACTAGAGGAGAGTAGGAGAAAATTAGTTAATCTGAAAATGCAGAAGGGTGGCACATCTGTAGTGCATGTTCCGGTTCAGAATGCCGTAAATGGGAGGATGTCACCTGAAAAGCCCATGGACAGGACCATGCGGTTGCGTGAGATGAAGGATTCCATTGAGGAAGCTAAG ATACTAGCAGCAAGCCGTCTGTCTGAGCTTCAGGAGGCACAAGAAGATAATCTAAACTTGTCCAAGCAAATGCAAGCTATTCAG GATGAGCTGAAGGATGACAAATTTGTAATCTCATCTAGACCTTACTCTATACTGAGTGATTGTCTCCAACATTGGAACACTGAACTGGAGCGGTACAAAGGGTTAACAGATTCGCTGCAG GAACTGAACGCAAAGGCAGAGTCAGCAGAGACTGCAACAAGTGCTATTGGCACAGGTGGGGTTTGCGTTGAAGAGTTAGAACTTCAGCTGCAAAAGTGTGTGATTGAAAGAAACGACCTTGAAATTAAATTGGAAGAAGCTGAGCAGGATTCAG GTAGAAAGGACATTAAAGCAGAGTTCCATGTAATGGCTTCCGCTTTATCTAAGGAAATGGGGATGATGGAAGCACAGTTGAATCGATGCAAGGAGACAGCTTGCGAAGCCATCTCTTTACGTGAAGAAGCCCATTCTCTCAAAGCTTTATTAAGTAGAAAG ATGAATGAAATGAAGAGCCTAGCAGATAGATGCACTGAACAAGCTGCAAAGATAAAATCCCTTAAAGTATTG ATTGAGAAATTGCAGAAGGAAAAAGGGGAACTGGAAATCTTCTTGAAAATGCACGGACAGGAGTGTTTTGACAACAG AGATGTGATGGAAATCAAAGAATCAGAACGTAGAGCTCATGTACAGGCTGAAGTCTTGCGAAATGCTCTGGAAGAGCATAGTCTAGAATTACGAGTTAAAGCTGCCAATGAAGCTGAGGCAGCTTGCCAACAAAGACTTGCTGCTGCTGAAGCTGAAATAACTGATTTGAGGGGCAAATTAGATGCTTCTGAGAG GGATGTTTTGGAGCTTTCAGAGGCAGTAAAAATCAAGGATGGAGAAGCTGAGGCTtatatttctgaaattgag aCCATTGGTCAAGCATATGAAGATATGCAGACACAGAACCAACATTTGTTGCAACAGGTTACTGACAGAGACGATTACAATATCAAG CTAGTATCTGAGAGTGTGAAAACAAAGCAGGCACAGAGCTTTCTGCTTTCTGAGAAGCAGATGTTAGCAAAGCAGCTCCAGCAAGTTAATGCAGCATTAGAATCCTTAAAACTAAAGATTTCCAACAGTGAAGAACAG ATAAAAGCATATCTGACTGAAGCAGGAACAGCTTCTCTGGAAAACAGACACCTTACCATCAACATCGAGAGTGCAAAATGGGAATTGGCAGATGCTGAGAAAGAGTTGAAATGGTTGAAGGCTGCTGTTTCTTCTTCGGAAAAGGAATTTGAGCATAACCAGCGAAAGGCGGTGGAAATCCAATTAGAATTGGAGAGTGAaag AGCCGAGAAGACGAGACTTGAAGAAGAGCTCAAGGAGCTGAACAACAAGGTGGTGGAGATGAGTTCTGAAAGTGGGGAGGCTGCAATACAGAAACTCCATGATGAGATCAAGGAGTGCAAGGCAATACTGAAGTGTGGTGTATGTTTTGACCGGCCTAAAGAG GTTGTAATTACAAAGTGCTACCACCTGTTCTGCAATCCATGCATCCAACGGAATCTAGGGATCCGCCATAGGAAGTGCCCTGGGTGTGGAACTGCATTTGGGCAGAACGATGTTCGATTTGTGAATATCTGA